The following coding sequences lie in one Mycobacterium gordonae genomic window:
- a CDS encoding ABC transporter ATP-binding protein: MGDLSIQNLVVEYYSGGYALRPINGLNLDVATGSLVILLGPSGCGKTTLLSCLGGILRPKSGAIKFDDVDITTLDGAALAKYRRDKVGIVFQAFNLVPSLTALENVMVPMRAAGMSRAASRKRGVELLERVNLGDRMKHRPGDLSGGQQQRVAVARAIALDPPLILADEPTAHLDFIQVEEVLRLIRELADGDRVVVVATHDSRMLPLADRVVELTPDFAETDREPETVELKAGEVLFEQSTMGELIYVVSEGEIEIVHEMADGGEELFKVVGPGDYFGEIGVLFHLPRSATARARTAATVVGYTAPAFRERLGTGGLRDLIEHRALGSD; encoded by the coding sequence GTGGGCGATCTCAGCATTCAGAACCTGGTGGTCGAGTACTACAGCGGCGGGTATGCGCTGCGGCCGATCAACGGGCTGAACCTAGATGTGGCGACCGGCTCCCTGGTGATCCTGCTCGGGCCCAGTGGATGCGGGAAGACCACCCTGCTGTCCTGCCTGGGCGGCATCCTGCGGCCCAAGTCCGGGGCGATCAAATTCGACGACGTCGACATCACCACACTCGACGGCGCGGCGTTGGCCAAGTACCGGCGGGACAAGGTCGGCATCGTCTTTCAGGCGTTCAACTTGGTGCCCAGCCTCACCGCCCTGGAGAACGTGATGGTGCCGATGCGCGCGGCCGGCATGTCGCGTGCCGCCTCGCGCAAGCGGGGCGTGGAGCTGCTCGAGCGCGTCAACCTCGGTGACCGGATGAAGCACCGTCCGGGTGATCTCAGCGGCGGCCAGCAGCAGCGCGTCGCGGTTGCCCGCGCGATTGCGCTGGACCCGCCGTTGATTCTGGCCGACGAACCTACCGCACACCTCGACTTCATTCAGGTCGAGGAGGTGCTGCGGCTGATCCGCGAACTCGCCGACGGCGACCGGGTCGTGGTGGTGGCCACCCACGACAGCCGGATGCTCCCGCTGGCCGATCGGGTGGTCGAGCTGACACCCGATTTCGCCGAGACCGATCGGGAGCCGGAGACGGTGGAGCTGAAGGCCGGCGAGGTGCTGTTCGAGCAGAGCACGATGGGTGAGCTGATCTACGTGGTCAGCGAGGGCGAGATCGAGATCGTGCACGAAATGGCCGACGGCGGCGAGGAACTGTTCAAGGTCGTCGGACCCGGTGACTACTTCGGCGAAATCGGGGTGCTATTCCACCTGCCGCGCTCGGCTACCGCGCGTGCTCGCACGGCCGCGACCGTCGTCGGCTACACCGCGCCGGCGTTCCGGGAGCGGCTGGGCACCGGGGGACTGCGCGACCTGATCGAACACCGCGCACTGGGCAGCGACTGA
- a CDS encoding PP2C family protein-serine/threonine phosphatase: MTAAWVPKFAGLSDIGRIRATNQDSWGAYPLQSLFIVADGVACSTDGALAAGLVVELLPTYVSRHLKADDVEGAAAADLVGRAISEYCDDFRAFAATDDRAAGANTTVVAVVVAGTRALVGHLGDSRAYLFRDQRLQQLTRDHSVIQDLIDSGEVTVEQAERHPARAILTRHVAMFPRALPDAAAVDLLPGDRILLSSDGLHGVVDDPSLGQILDSHPEPDDACAALIDAALQAGGPDNVTAVVVAIPAE; the protein is encoded by the coding sequence ATGACGGCGGCCTGGGTACCCAAGTTCGCCGGCCTGTCCGACATCGGCCGGATTCGCGCGACCAATCAGGACAGCTGGGGTGCCTATCCGCTGCAGTCGCTGTTCATCGTCGCCGACGGCGTGGCGTGCAGTACCGACGGCGCGTTGGCAGCCGGCTTGGTGGTCGAATTGCTGCCGACCTACGTGAGCCGGCATCTGAAGGCGGACGACGTCGAAGGCGCGGCAGCCGCCGATCTGGTGGGGCGCGCCATCAGCGAATACTGTGATGATTTCCGCGCTTTCGCGGCCACCGACGACCGTGCCGCCGGCGCCAACACCACGGTGGTGGCGGTCGTCGTAGCGGGAACACGGGCGCTGGTCGGCCATCTCGGCGACAGCCGGGCCTACCTGTTCCGGGACCAACGGCTGCAACAACTCACGCGCGACCACAGCGTGATTCAGGACCTGATCGACTCCGGCGAGGTCACTGTCGAGCAGGCAGAGCGCCACCCCGCCCGGGCGATTCTGACCCGGCATGTGGCGATGTTCCCGCGCGCGCTGCCCGATGCGGCTGCGGTGGACCTGCTCCCCGGTGACCGGATCCTGCTGTCCAGCGACGGGCTGCACGGAGTGGTCGACGACCCGTCCCTGGGGCAGATCCTGGATTCACATCCCGAGCCCGACGACGCGTGCGCGGCGCTGATCGATGCCGCACTGCAAGCGGGTGGGCCGGACAACGTCACGGCGGTGGTGGTGGCGATTCCGGCGGAGTGA
- a CDS encoding N-acyl-D-amino-acid deacylase family protein: MFDLKITGGTVVDGTGAQRYRADIGIKDGKIVEVARRDGTSPELPGDAAETIDATGHVVAPGFVDIHTHYDGQVSWDSLLEPSSGHGVTTVVTGNCGVGFAPVRPGTEDWLIKLMEGVEDIPGTALTEGITWGWETYPEYLDTIGRQQFAIDVGSQVAHGAIRAYAMGERGARNEPATPEDIEAMGRLVTEAVEAGALGFSTSRTLAHVAMDGEPVPGTFAAEEELFGLGRAMAAGGQAVFELAPQGAAGEDIVGPRKELEWMRRLSREIDRPVSFALIQVDADPNLWREQLDVSAAAHAEGSRLHPQIAARPFGMMIGFQGHHGFTHRPTYRRLKAECSREELAQRLADPAVKAAILSEDDLPLDPTVLFDGMFAMVQHSLGRLYSLGNPPDYEPTPDRTVAAIAAARGEDPLSTLYDLMLEADATAMLMLPLFNYADGNHDAIREMMLHPAGVLGLSDGGAHCGMICDASYPTFLLTHWARDRSRGEKLSLEYVIRKQSRDTAHLFGLTDRGTIEPGKKADLNVIDLDALRLHPAAMAYDLPAGGRRILQSASGYAATVVSGTVTRRKDVDTGARPGRLVRGAR, from the coding sequence ATGTTCGACCTGAAAATCACCGGCGGCACCGTCGTGGACGGCACAGGTGCACAGCGATATCGCGCCGACATCGGCATCAAAGACGGCAAGATCGTCGAGGTTGCGCGCCGCGACGGCACCAGCCCGGAGCTGCCCGGTGACGCCGCCGAGACCATTGACGCCACCGGACACGTGGTGGCGCCCGGCTTCGTCGACATCCACACCCACTACGACGGTCAGGTCAGCTGGGACAGCCTGTTGGAACCGTCGAGCGGGCACGGCGTGACGACGGTGGTGACCGGCAATTGCGGGGTCGGTTTCGCGCCCGTCCGGCCCGGCACCGAGGACTGGCTGATCAAGCTGATGGAGGGCGTCGAAGACATCCCCGGCACCGCGCTCACCGAGGGCATCACCTGGGGTTGGGAGACCTATCCCGAATACCTCGACACCATCGGCAGGCAGCAGTTCGCGATCGACGTGGGCAGCCAGGTCGCCCATGGCGCGATCCGCGCCTACGCGATGGGCGAGCGGGGCGCCCGCAACGAGCCGGCCACGCCCGAGGACATTGAGGCGATGGGCCGGCTGGTCACCGAGGCGGTGGAGGCCGGCGCGCTCGGATTCTCGACGTCTCGCACCCTCGCGCACGTGGCGATGGACGGCGAGCCCGTGCCCGGCACCTTCGCCGCGGAAGAGGAGCTGTTCGGGCTGGGCCGGGCGATGGCCGCCGGGGGTCAGGCGGTGTTCGAACTGGCGCCGCAGGGGGCGGCAGGTGAAGACATCGTCGGCCCCAGGAAGGAACTGGAATGGATGCGGCGGTTGAGTCGCGAGATTGACCGGCCGGTGTCCTTCGCCTTGATCCAGGTCGACGCCGACCCGAACCTCTGGCGCGAACAGTTGGATGTTTCGGCGGCCGCACACGCCGAGGGCAGCCGGTTGCACCCGCAGATCGCGGCGCGCCCGTTCGGCATGATGATCGGCTTCCAGGGCCACCACGGGTTCACCCATCGACCGACGTACCGCCGGCTCAAGGCCGAGTGCAGTAGAGAAGAGCTGGCGCAGCGGCTGGCCGATCCCGCGGTCAAGGCCGCGATCCTGTCCGAGGATGATCTGCCGCTGGACCCGACGGTGTTGTTCGACGGCATGTTCGCGATGGTGCAGCATTCATTGGGGCGGCTGTATTCGCTCGGCAATCCGCCGGACTACGAGCCGACCCCCGACCGCACGGTCGCCGCCATCGCCGCGGCGCGCGGCGAGGACCCCCTGTCCACCCTGTACGACCTGATGCTCGAAGCCGACGCGACCGCGATGCTGATGTTGCCATTGTTCAACTACGCCGACGGCAATCACGATGCGATCCGCGAGATGATGCTGCACCCGGCCGGGGTGCTGGGACTTTCCGACGGCGGCGCTCACTGCGGAATGATTTGCGACGCTTCCTATCCCACCTTCCTGTTGACGCACTGGGCCCGGGACCGCAGTCGGGGCGAGAAGCTGTCGCTGGAGTACGTGATCCGCAAGCAGTCCCGCGACACCGCCCATCTGTTCGGCCTCACCGACCGCGGCACCATCGAGCCGGGCAAGAAGGCCGACCTCAACGTCATCGACCTCGACGCGCTGCGCCTGCACCCCGCGGCGATGGCCTATGACCTGCCGGCCGGTGGGCGACGAATTCTGCAGAGTGCCAGCGGCTATGCGGCCACCGTCGTCAGCGGCACCGTGACCCGCCGCAAGGACGTCGATACCGGCGCCCGTCCAGGACGCCTGGTGCGCGGGGCGCGTTAA
- a CDS encoding FAD-binding protein — protein MDRLTSFDESADVVVVGFGAAGTCAAIAAREIGADVLALDRANGGGSTAVSGGIIYAGGGTWVQQQAGVRDSYEQMLTYLRLEVGDAVSPQTLESFVAGSPDMIRWLSDYGVPFDSTVCPYKTSYPNNHYYLYHSGSENAGAFRAQTPPVQRGHRVKGKGTSGKKMYEPLAKSALALGVRFSPHTLVDKLIQDPGGRVIGVEATTMRHAPTRIQQRYSRLAGLSSKPGIYYPPLRALMERRMRALERRYARPIRIQARRGVIICAGGYMANTEWVESFAPQYSGGLQLGTSGDDGSGIAMAQSVGAVTERMDNVSAWRFITPPSAFISAIIVDERGQRVIDESRYGAAVGYQLVRHHDGRGWLLADAALLKEARRQMVKQPLWFQRAQSAALMFLDSVKGASLREVAQRAGIDPDGLVATVDAHNSAIDTGIADPVGKPADFVRRIDQPPFTLLNISIRPNLLNPTPMLTLGGVRVDEGTGAVLDGTGAPIAGLYSAGRTATGICSNSYVSGLSLADCVYAGRRAGKHAAADLTG, from the coding sequence ATGGATCGATTGACGAGTTTCGACGAATCCGCCGACGTGGTGGTGGTGGGTTTCGGCGCGGCGGGCACCTGCGCGGCGATCGCGGCCCGCGAAATCGGGGCCGACGTGCTGGCGTTGGATCGCGCCAACGGTGGCGGGTCGACCGCGGTGTCCGGCGGGATCATCTACGCGGGCGGCGGTACCTGGGTGCAACAGCAAGCCGGGGTGCGCGACAGCTACGAGCAGATGCTGACGTACCTTCGCCTGGAAGTCGGCGACGCGGTTAGCCCGCAGACGTTGGAATCGTTCGTGGCGGGCAGCCCCGACATGATCCGCTGGCTCAGCGATTACGGCGTGCCGTTCGATTCCACGGTGTGCCCCTACAAGACGTCCTACCCCAACAACCATTACTACCTGTACCACTCGGGCAGTGAGAATGCCGGCGCGTTCCGCGCCCAGACACCGCCCGTGCAACGCGGCCACCGGGTGAAGGGTAAAGGCACCTCCGGCAAGAAGATGTATGAACCCTTGGCCAAATCGGCTCTGGCACTGGGGGTTAGGTTCTCGCCGCACACGCTGGTCGACAAGTTGATCCAAGACCCCGGCGGCCGGGTGATCGGGGTGGAGGCGACGACGATGCGGCACGCGCCGACCCGTATCCAGCAGCGGTATTCCAGGTTGGCCGGACTGTCGAGCAAGCCCGGCATCTACTACCCGCCGCTGCGCGCCCTGATGGAGCGGCGAATGCGCGCGCTAGAACGTCGCTACGCCCGGCCGATCCGGATTCAGGCGCGGCGCGGGGTGATCATCTGCGCGGGCGGTTACATGGCCAACACCGAATGGGTCGAAAGCTTTGCGCCGCAATACTCGGGCGGGCTTCAGCTGGGCACCAGCGGGGACGATGGCAGCGGCATCGCGATGGCGCAGAGCGTGGGAGCCGTTACCGAACGGATGGACAACGTGTCGGCATGGCGATTCATCACGCCCCCCAGCGCCTTCATCAGCGCGATCATCGTCGACGAACGAGGGCAGCGCGTCATCGACGAGAGCCGCTACGGCGCGGCGGTCGGCTATCAATTGGTACGACACCACGACGGCAGGGGCTGGCTGCTCGCCGACGCGGCGCTGCTGAAAGAGGCGCGACGACAAATGGTCAAGCAGCCGTTGTGGTTTCAGCGCGCCCAGTCCGCAGCGCTGATGTTTCTCGACTCGGTTAAGGGCGCATCATTGCGGGAGGTCGCGCAGCGCGCCGGCATCGACCCCGACGGCCTGGTTGCCACCGTGGATGCGCACAACAGCGCCATCGACACCGGTATCGCGGACCCCGTCGGCAAGCCGGCGGACTTCGTCCGCCGGATCGATCAGCCGCCGTTCACACTCCTGAACATCTCGATCCGGCCCAACCTGCTCAACCCCACCCCCATGCTGACCCTGGGCGGCGTCCGGGTCGACGAGGGCACCGGGGCGGTGCTTGACGGCACCGGAGCGCCCATCGCGGGGTTGTACAGCGCGGGACGCACCGCGACCGGGATCTGTTCCAACTCCTATGTCAGCGGGCTCTCCCTCGCCGACTGCGTGTACGCGGGCCGCCGCGCCGGCAAACATGCCGCCGCCGATCTCACCGGTTAG
- a CDS encoding L-serine ammonia-lyase: MTISVFDLFTVGIGPSSSHTVGPMRAANAFAAALARDHQIDHLQAVRVDLYGSLAATGAGHGTMSAILLGLEGFRPETITVQTKERRLAEMAAAGTIRIGNVTSVPFTEHDINLHPDVVLPLHPNGMTFTATGPRAEVLATQTYFSVGGGFVVAEHGDLDDTPHHCPTALPYGSAEELLDICDRTGASISTVALRNESCCRTEQEVRSELLHLRQVMIDCERQSIARDGLLPGGLQVRRRAKALHARLSAEDPARSPEFAQDWVNLVALAVNEENASGGRVVTAPTNGAAGIVPAVLHYATHYTPAGRADPDDTAVRFLLTAGAIGSLFKERASISGAEVGCQGEVGSAAAMAAAGLTEVLDGTPRQVENAAEIAMEHSLGLTCDPIGGLVQIPCIERNAISAGKAVNAARIAIRGDGIHRVTLDQVIDTMRATGADMHTKYKETATGGLAISVAVNIIEC, from the coding sequence ATGACCATCAGTGTCTTCGATCTGTTCACGGTGGGCATCGGCCCCTCCAGCTCGCACACTGTCGGCCCGATGCGCGCCGCGAATGCATTCGCGGCCGCGCTCGCGCGGGATCACCAGATCGACCATCTACAGGCGGTTCGCGTGGACCTGTACGGGTCCCTGGCGGCGACTGGCGCCGGACACGGCACCATGTCGGCGATCCTGCTCGGGTTGGAGGGCTTCCGACCCGAAACGATCACCGTGCAAACCAAAGAACGCCGACTTGCCGAGATGGCAGCGGCGGGCACCATCCGCATCGGCAACGTCACCTCCGTGCCCTTTACCGAGCACGACATCAACCTGCACCCCGACGTCGTACTGCCACTCCACCCGAACGGCATGACCTTCACCGCGACCGGTCCGCGCGCCGAGGTGCTGGCCACCCAGACGTACTTCTCCGTGGGTGGCGGATTCGTGGTGGCCGAACACGGCGATCTGGACGATACCCCGCACCACTGCCCCACGGCTTTGCCCTACGGCTCCGCGGAGGAACTGCTCGATATCTGCGATCGCACCGGCGCGTCGATCAGCACGGTTGCGCTTCGCAACGAATCATGCTGCCGCACTGAGCAAGAGGTCCGCAGCGAGTTACTGCACCTGCGTCAGGTGATGATTGATTGCGAGCGGCAGAGCATCGCGCGGGACGGACTGCTACCGGGCGGCCTTCAGGTACGGCGCCGCGCGAAGGCCTTGCACGCCCGCCTGAGCGCCGAGGACCCGGCCCGCAGTCCCGAGTTCGCCCAGGATTGGGTAAACCTGGTGGCGTTGGCGGTCAACGAGGAGAACGCATCCGGGGGACGAGTGGTCACCGCTCCCACCAACGGTGCGGCGGGCATCGTGCCGGCGGTGCTTCATTACGCGACGCACTACACGCCGGCCGGGCGCGCCGATCCGGACGACACCGCTGTGCGGTTCCTCCTCACCGCAGGCGCGATCGGCTCCCTCTTCAAAGAACGCGCCTCCATCTCCGGCGCCGAGGTGGGATGTCAGGGAGAGGTTGGTTCTGCCGCCGCCATGGCTGCGGCCGGGCTGACCGAGGTCCTCGACGGCACCCCGAGACAGGTGGAGAATGCCGCTGAAATCGCCATGGAGCACAGCCTCGGCTTGACCTGTGACCCGATCGGAGGGTTGGTACAGATTCCGTGCATCGAGCGCAATGCGATCTCAGCCGGAAAGGCGGTCAATGCCGCACGGATCGCCATCCGCGGTGACGGCATCCACCGGGTCACCCTCGACCAGGTGATCGACACCATGCGGGCCACAGGCGCGGACATGCATACGAAATACAAGGAGACCGCAACCGGCGGACTCGCGATCAGCGTGGCCGTCAACATCATCGAATGCTGA
- a CDS encoding aromatic ring-hydroxylating oxygenase subunit alpha: protein MKTRLVHADAKAPVRARDEDAIGTPPSSPTLVPAERYYSPAFAALEVQRMWPKVWQLACMVDHVSRPGDYFEYRCGPYGVLIVRGEDGSLRAFQNACRHRGNSLCVGSGSGLRELKCGYHGWTWDLAGTLKRVPDRKGFGSLRMSDFPLLPARVDTFEGMVFVNLDLDAMPLAEYLDEIPQDIAWCHIDDFRCYATLTVEVEANWKTIADGYSETYHIQTLHPELLRCVDDVHAPQQIWRHAGKSDQPYGVQSPRFDGELSDEEVWDAYVYTQGALMGAPEGTPLPAGDQPGQTVADLIAARTRSFAAGRGVDLDWADTDRITRLHQYNVFPNMTFLVNADHLTIMTSRPGPDPDHGELTMFLMTRLPPGSERNKPTDVRVPAGDAEPGIVLTQDIRVLPGLQRGLHQPGFTHLVLSSEERRVINMHRNLERYLDLPESERMTGGDTGSQR, encoded by the coding sequence GTGAAGACACGCCTTGTCCACGCCGACGCGAAGGCCCCCGTTCGCGCCCGCGACGAGGACGCGATCGGCACCCCGCCGTCCTCGCCCACCCTGGTGCCGGCCGAGCGGTACTACTCTCCGGCGTTCGCCGCGCTCGAGGTGCAGCGGATGTGGCCGAAGGTGTGGCAGCTGGCCTGCATGGTCGATCATGTGTCCCGGCCGGGTGACTACTTCGAATACCGTTGCGGCCCATATGGTGTGCTGATAGTCCGGGGCGAGGATGGGTCGCTGCGCGCGTTCCAGAACGCGTGCCGTCATCGCGGCAACTCGCTATGCGTGGGGTCGGGTTCGGGGCTGCGCGAACTCAAGTGTGGCTACCACGGCTGGACCTGGGATCTGGCCGGCACCTTGAAGCGAGTGCCCGATCGCAAAGGCTTCGGATCACTGCGCATGTCCGACTTCCCGCTGCTGCCGGCCCGCGTCGACACCTTCGAAGGCATGGTCTTCGTCAACCTCGACCTGGACGCGATGCCGCTCGCCGAGTATCTGGACGAGATTCCACAGGACATCGCCTGGTGCCACATCGACGACTTCCGTTGCTACGCAACGCTGACCGTGGAGGTCGAGGCCAACTGGAAGACAATCGCGGACGGTTACAGCGAGACCTACCACATCCAGACGCTGCATCCCGAACTGTTGCGATGTGTCGACGACGTCCATGCGCCACAACAGATCTGGCGACACGCCGGCAAGTCGGATCAACCCTACGGCGTGCAGAGCCCGCGATTCGACGGTGAGCTCAGCGACGAAGAAGTCTGGGACGCATACGTTTACACTCAAGGCGCACTGATGGGCGCACCGGAGGGCACACCGCTTCCCGCCGGCGATCAGCCGGGGCAGACGGTCGCCGACCTGATCGCGGCGCGGACCCGATCGTTCGCCGCCGGGCGGGGCGTCGATTTGGACTGGGCCGACACCGACCGGATCACCCGGCTACACCAGTACAACGTCTTCCCGAACATGACCTTTCTGGTCAACGCCGACCACCTGACCATCATGACGTCCCGACCGGGACCCGACCCCGATCACGGTGAGCTGACCATGTTCCTGATGACGCGGTTGCCGCCCGGGTCCGAACGGAACAAGCCGACCGACGTCCGGGTGCCGGCCGGGGATGCCGAGCCCGGCATCGTGCTCACCCAGGACATCCGGGTGCTTCCGGGACTGCAGCGCGGGCTGCATCAACCCGGCTTCACCCACCTAGTCCTGTCCAGCGAAGAACGGCGCGTGATCAATATGCACCGCAATCTCGAGCGCTATCTCGACCTGCCGGAATCCGAGCGGATGACCGGCGGCGACACCGGTTCGCAGCGATGA
- a CDS encoding STAS domain-containing protein: MVDQPGDSVNRAPFEVEQYETDGAVVLAVSGEVDMLSAPQLAEAIHTALAPTPAALVVDLTKVEFLASAGLSVLVNGQAETSPPTRFAVVADGPATSRPIKLMGIDSLLSLHRTLDNALSWIAGA, encoded by the coding sequence ATGGTCGATCAACCCGGCGATTCAGTGAATCGAGCCCCATTCGAAGTCGAACAGTACGAGACAGACGGGGCCGTGGTGCTCGCTGTCTCGGGCGAAGTAGACATGCTCAGCGCTCCTCAACTGGCCGAGGCCATACACACTGCGCTGGCTCCCACGCCCGCGGCTCTGGTCGTCGACCTCACCAAAGTGGAGTTCTTGGCGTCGGCCGGACTCAGCGTGCTGGTGAACGGGCAGGCCGAGACGTCGCCGCCGACCCGCTTCGCCGTGGTGGCCGACGGTCCCGCCACCAGTCGTCCGATCAAACTCATGGGCATCGACAGCCTGCTGTCGCTGCACCGCACCTTGGATAATGCGCTGAGCTGGATCGCAGGTGCCTGA
- a CDS encoding ABC transporter permease — translation MLFAALRDMQWRKRRLVIAIVSTGLIFGMTLVMSGLANGFTVEARNTVDSLGVDAFVVKDGSAGPFLGSTPFPDVDLARVRGEAGVSAAAPLGCVGTIMKEGASTRNVTAFGAPEHGPGMPQVSEGRAPSRPDEVAASSTLGRHIGDTIQVGAHTLKIVGIVPNSTALAKIPNIFLTTEGLQQVAYNGQPMVTSIGIDGTPRALPDGYRTFDRDGAVKDLIRPLKVAVNSITIVAILLWIVAVLIVGSVVYLSALERVRDFAVFKAIGTPTRSILAGLALQALIVSLLAAVVGVILSKLLAPLFPMVVAVPSLAYVLLPVIAIVIGLLASLAGLRRVVAIDPALAFGGP, via the coding sequence ATGCTCTTTGCTGCCCTGCGCGATATGCAATGGCGGAAGCGGCGCCTCGTTATCGCCATTGTCAGCACCGGACTCATCTTCGGAATGACGCTCGTGATGAGCGGGCTGGCGAATGGCTTCACCGTCGAGGCCCGCAACACCGTCGATTCGTTGGGTGTCGATGCTTTCGTCGTGAAGGACGGCTCGGCCGGGCCTTTCCTGGGATCGACTCCGTTTCCCGACGTCGACCTGGCCCGGGTCAGAGGCGAGGCCGGGGTATCGGCGGCGGCGCCGCTGGGCTGTGTCGGGACGATCATGAAGGAAGGCGCGTCGACGCGGAACGTCACCGCCTTCGGTGCACCCGAGCACGGACCTGGCATGCCGCAGGTTTCCGAAGGGCGGGCGCCGTCCCGGCCCGACGAAGTCGCCGCATCGAGCACCCTGGGCCGCCACATCGGTGACACCATTCAGGTCGGTGCCCACACCTTGAAGATCGTCGGGATCGTGCCCAACTCGACGGCGCTGGCCAAAATCCCCAACATCTTCCTGACCACCGAGGGCCTGCAGCAGGTGGCCTACAACGGGCAACCCATGGTCACCTCGATCGGCATCGACGGCACCCCGCGTGCCCTTCCGGACGGTTACCGCACCTTCGACCGGGACGGAGCGGTCAAAGACCTGATCCGTCCGCTGAAGGTGGCGGTCAACTCGATCACGATCGTGGCGATCCTGCTGTGGATCGTCGCGGTGCTGATCGTCGGATCCGTGGTCTACCTGTCCGCGCTCGAGCGGGTGCGCGACTTCGCGGTGTTCAAGGCGATCGGTACGCCGACGCGTTCGATCCTGGCCGGGCTGGCGCTGCAGGCGCTGATCGTCTCGCTGCTGGCCGCGGTGGTAGGCGTTATCCTGTCCAAGCTGTTGGCGCCGTTGTTCCCGATGGTCGTCGCGGTGCCGTCACTCGCATACGTGCTACTACCGGTAATCGCCATCGTCATCGGCCTATTGGCCAGCCTTGCCGGGCTGAGGCGAGTGGTGGCCATTGATCCCGCTCTCGCGTTCGGAGGTCCCTGA
- a CDS encoding ATP-binding protein: MTPLDDRSRFVRMRVAADALSAHRIRVEFRNWLDRHFTLGAERFSDLVLAVSEALANAAEFAYTDPAAGTMDVSAAYDAKSDTLAVTVKDRGRWRQRACARDMTRGRGIPLMRVLADEADIHGTPHGTQVTLKWKRLTAPVH; this comes from the coding sequence ATGACGCCCCTCGACGACCGGTCCCGCTTTGTCCGCATGCGGGTTGCCGCCGACGCGCTCAGCGCCCACCGGATCCGTGTCGAGTTTCGCAACTGGCTCGACCGGCACTTCACACTGGGCGCCGAGCGGTTCAGCGATCTCGTGCTGGCGGTCAGCGAAGCCCTGGCCAACGCCGCGGAGTTCGCCTACACAGACCCAGCAGCCGGGACGATGGATGTCAGCGCGGCGTATGACGCCAAGTCGGACACCCTCGCGGTCACGGTCAAAGACCGGGGCCGGTGGCGGCAGCGAGCGTGCGCGAGGGACATGACCAGAGGCCGCGGCATCCCGTTGATGCGTGTCCTGGCCGACGAGGCCGATATTCACGGCACCCCGCACGGCACGCAGGTCACGCTGAAGTGGAAACGCCTCACCGCGCCCGTTCACTGA
- a CDS encoding catalase family peroxidase, with translation MEPGEDDEARGRSALSRRGALLGMGAVAGFAAVDVAGFAYAGGWLRPDALTPGRFADRFESVYGHHDGFRRNHAKGLSATGTFESNGAGTAICRAAVFQRGTVPVIGRFSLGGGLPDQADKLDTVRGFGLLLETSDGQQWRTAMINLPVFTDSTPEGFYERLLASKPLPETGKADPQRMATFLQRHPETAAAMTIIRQSSPSAGFANSIFNGLNAFSFTNQAGATVAVRWSLIPIEDGGPAPSTPPSGKDFLFDELIRTVAQRPVRWRLVLTIAAPGDPTDDATKPWPSTRRTIDAGVVTVSAVQTEAPGNARDINFDPTVLPDGIALSDDPIPRARAAVYARSFTRRAEEPKSPSEVRV, from the coding sequence ATGGAGCCGGGCGAGGACGACGAGGCTCGGGGGCGCTCTGCGCTGTCCCGGCGTGGGGCACTGCTCGGAATGGGCGCGGTGGCCGGGTTCGCCGCGGTCGACGTCGCCGGCTTCGCCTACGCCGGGGGCTGGCTGCGTCCTGACGCGCTGACCCCGGGGCGGTTCGCCGACCGCTTCGAGAGCGTCTACGGGCACCACGACGGTTTCCGCCGCAACCACGCCAAAGGTCTCAGCGCCACAGGAACTTTCGAAAGCAATGGGGCGGGTACGGCCATCTGTCGGGCCGCGGTGTTCCAGCGCGGCACGGTCCCGGTGATCGGCCGGTTCTCGCTCGGGGGCGGGCTGCCCGATCAGGCCGACAAACTCGATACGGTCCGCGGCTTCGGCCTGTTGTTGGAGACGTCGGACGGTCAGCAGTGGCGCACCGCGATGATCAACCTGCCGGTGTTCACCGACAGCACCCCCGAGGGCTTCTACGAGCGGCTACTGGCGTCCAAACCGCTGCCGGAGACCGGCAAGGCGGACCCGCAGCGGATGGCCACGTTCCTGCAGCGCCATCCCGAGACCGCGGCGGCGATGACGATCATCAGGCAGTCATCGCCCAGCGCTGGCTTCGCCAACAGTATTTTCAACGGGCTCAACGCTTTTAGCTTCACCAACCAGGCGGGCGCGACCGTTGCGGTGCGATGGTCGCTGATTCCGATCGAGGACGGCGGACCGGCCCCTTCGACGCCGCCGTCCGGCAAGGACTTCCTTTTCGACGAACTCATCCGCACCGTGGCGCAGCGGCCGGTGCGCTGGCGCCTGGTCCTCACCATCGCAGCGCCCGGGGACCCCACCGACGACGCCACCAAGCCCTGGCCCTCGACGCGCCGCACCATCGACGCCGGCGTCGTCACCGTCAGTGCGGTGCAGACCGAAGCACCGGGGAACGCACGCGACATCAACTTCGACCCGACCGTGCTGCCGGATGGGATCGCACTCTCGGACGATCCCATTCCCAGGGCCAGGGCGGCCGTGTACGCGCGGTCCTTCACCCGGCGCGCCGAAGAGCCGAAGTCGCCCAGCGAGGTTCGGGTCTGA